TTCAATGGCCAGTCTCATGCGCCCGAACACCTCACGTCGGCGGCAATGCGCCCGTCCCGGATCCGCACCACCCGCTGCGCGTGCCGTGCCACATCCTCTTCATGCGTCACCAGCAGGATCGTGTGCCCCTGCCGCCACAGCGTGTCGAACAACGCAAGAATCTCCTCGCCCGTCTTCGAATCCAGGTTGCCCGTCGGCTCATCCGCCAACAACAGGGCCGGCCGGTTCACCAGCGCCCGCGCAATCGCCACCCGCTGCCGTTGGCCGCCGGACAACTCATTGGGCCGATGATGCACCCGATCCGCCAACCCCACCCGCTCCAGCGCCTCCAGCGCCCGGCGCCGACGTTCCTCAGCCGGCAAACCCGCGTAAATCAACGGGAGTTCCACATTGTGCAACGCCGTCGAACGCGGCAGCAGATGAAAACTCTGAAACACAAAACCGATGCGCTCATTCCTCACGTCCGCCAGCTCATTGTCGTCCATCCGGCTCACATCCACGCCGTCAAGCTCGTACCGGCCGGACGTGGGACTGTCGAGGCATCCGATGATGTTCATCAAGGTGGACTTCCCCGAGCCCGAGGGCCCCATGATGGCCACGTACTCCCCGCGCTCGATCTCCAGGTTCACGTCCACAAGCGCGTGGATGGTTTCCGATCCCATCCGATAACATCGGCCCACCTGAATCAACCGGATCAGACTCATCGCACCTGCATTACTTTTCCGGGGCTCCGAACACCCTTCGCCACCCTGCCCGTCCGGCCCGTGCGCATCCATCTCCCCGGCGGACTCAACCGCCACCCCCACGAGGGGCCTTCCCTTTCGGCACCACCCGTACCCGCGCACCATCCGTCAGCTCGCGGTGAATCGCCTTGTAGCCCCCCGTAACCACCTCCTGTCCCTCGGTCAGGCCCTCGACAATCTCCCAATAATCCGCATCGCTGATGCCGAGTTGCACCGGCACCATCCGGACCCGACCGTTCTCCACCACAAACACCACCGACTGCGTCCGCCCCGCGTCACGGTTCCTGCGCCGGGCCGCACCCGGGTCCGGGTCCCCCACACCCACCGGCCCATCCCCGGATGAATCCTCCCCTCTCCCCTCCGTCGCACCCGTGCCCCGGGCGGGTTCCGCCGACCGCGTGGTCACACTCGCCAACGGAACCGCCAACACATTCGTCCGATACCGGGTCTCAATCTCGGCCGTCACACTCATCCCCGGACGAAACGCCTCCTTCTCCTGCACCCGGATCCGCACCTCAAACTTGGTCGCCTCCTGGGAACCCAGCGGCTGATTCAGATTCCGCGACGAATTCGCAATCTCCGTCACATAACCCGTGAACACGCGATCCGGGAAAGCGTCCACCTCCAGGCGTGCCCTCTGCCCGGGCCGGAGCAAAACCACGTCCGTTTCACCCACCTCCACCCGCGCTTCCATGTTGTCCAGATCCGCAATCGTCATCAGCTCCGTGCCGGCCATCATGGTGTTGCCCGCCACCCGTTCGCCCCGTTCCACACTCAACCTGCTGATGGTCCCGCTGATCGGAGCATAAATGGTGGTCTTGGCCAGTTCCTCCTCCGCCCGCGCCAGCGACGCCCGGGCCACCTCCACCTGATGCCGCGCATGCTCCACCTGGGCCCGCGCAACTTCAAGGGCCGTTTGCGCCTCCAAAAACGCCGATTCCGAAATCAACCGCGCCCGATACAGCTCCTCCTGGCGCCGAAACTCCACCTCCGCCTTCCGCAGATTCGCCTCTGCCTGGTCGCGCGCCGAGCAGGCGGCCTGATAGGACGCCTCCGCCGAACGCCGGTTCGCCAGGTACACGTCCGGCTTGATCCGCGCCACCAAATCCCCCTGCCGAACGCTCTGCCCCTCCTTCACCGGCAACTCCACAATCTCACCGCTGACCTCCGCACTGATCTTGACCTGCACCACCGGCTGAAT
Above is a window of Limisphaera ngatamarikiensis DNA encoding:
- a CDS encoding efflux RND transporter periplasmic adaptor subunit produces the protein MERKRRVWRWVALGGGVLLLAGGLGLWLWMRRAPVYEVQTQKVTRRDLTEVVVANGRIQPVVQVKISAEVSGEIVELPVKEGQSVRQGDLVARIKPDVYLANRRSAEASYQAACSARDQAEANLRKAEVEFRRQEELYRARLISESAFLEAQTALEVARAQVEHARHQVEVARASLARAEEELAKTTIYAPISGTISRLSVERGERVAGNTMMAGTELMTIADLDNMEARVEVGETDVVLLRPGQRARLEVDAFPDRVFTGYVTEIANSSRNLNQPLGSQEATKFEVRIRVQEKEAFRPGMSVTAEIETRYRTNVLAVPLASVTTRSAEPARGTGATEGRGEDSSGDGPVGVGDPDPGAARRRNRDAGRTQSVVFVVENGRVRMVPVQLGISDADYWEIVEGLTEGQEVVTGGYKAIHRELTDGARVRVVPKGKAPRGGGG
- a CDS encoding ABC transporter ATP-binding protein; this encodes MSLIRLIQVGRCYRMGSETIHALVDVNLEIERGEYVAIMGPSGSGKSTLMNIIGCLDSPTSGRYELDGVDVSRMDDNELADVRNERIGFVFQSFHLLPRSTALHNVELPLIYAGLPAEERRRRALEALERVGLADRVHHRPNELSGGQRQRVAIARALVNRPALLLADEPTGNLDSKTGEEILALFDTLWRQGHTILLVTHEEDVARHAQRVVRIRDGRIAADVRCSGA